Proteins encoded within one genomic window of Flavobacterium oreochromis:
- the gcvH gene encoding glycine cleavage system protein GcvH, which produces MNIPTNLKYTKDHEWVSVEGDIATVGITDFAQKELGDIVYVEVDTLDQTLAKDEVFGTVEAVKTVSDLFLPLSGEIVEFNEELESNPELVNSDPYGAAWMIKVKISDVSEIEGLLSSEDYKNLIGA; this is translated from the coding sequence ATGAACATACCAACTAATTTAAAGTACACTAAAGATCACGAATGGGTGAGTGTTGAAGGAGATATCGCTACAGTAGGAATTACAGATTTTGCTCAAAAAGAGCTTGGAGATATCGTATATGTAGAAGTTGACACTTTAGATCAAACACTTGCTAAAGATGAAGTTTTTGGAACAGTAGAGGCAGTAAAAACAGTTTCTGATTTGTTTTTACCATTATCTGGAGAAATCGTTGAATTCAATGAAGAATTAGAATCTAATCCTGAGTTAGTAAATTCAGATCCTTATGGAGCTGCTTGGATGATTAAAGTGAAAATTTCAGATGTTTCCGAAATAGAAGGATTATTGTCAAGTGAAGATTATAAAAATCTTATTGGAGCCTAA
- a CDS encoding gliding motility-associated C-terminal domain-containing protein gives MPPGTPSGEYSIGYTICMLNPFQNICDKATVTIQVEPEKGDEIVIYNHMTPNGDGYNDIFLIDGIDKFPNNTVEVYNRWGVLVYEAIGYNNNDRAFRGISTGRVTINQLEQLPEGTYYYMFKYVNAEGVTKEKAGYLYINR, from the coding sequence GTGCCTCCTGGGACACCTTCAGGTGAATACAGTATAGGATATACGATTTGTATGCTTAATCCTTTTCAAAACATATGTGATAAAGCAACAGTAACAATACAAGTTGAGCCAGAGAAAGGAGATGAGATTGTAATTTATAACCATATGACTCCCAATGGAGATGGTTATAATGATATTTTCTTGATAGATGGTATAGATAAGTTTCCTAATAATACTGTAGAGGTTTATAACCGTTGGGGAGTATTAGTTTATGAGGCAATTGGTTATAACAATAATGACCGTGCATTCCGAGGAATATCTACAGGAAGAGTTACGATTAATCAGTTAGAGCAATTACCAGAAGGGACGTATTATTATATGTTCAAATATGTTAATGCAGAAGGGGTAACCAAAGAAAAAGCAGGTTATTTATATATCAATAGATAG
- a CDS encoding gliding motility protein RemB: MRILFALLFVITSSLAQEIKREKFPVFSECAQSSEAELEKCFHFQLEDFIYKNFKMPSQLATDTSSGKVITLFEVDAEGHFKIIYVDALYPELITETKRVFNSLPTIEPATYNGSPTYSKYTFTMVYPFLNNKSLEKKEENKIVANISKEISPELENVEKEYQRFNNPQFKSYLNIPFSHSYYANFDRYMNQMGTNSHTASKPFSYKEVGKYYDFERANQKLLINKKSWWGRKLFNENLVAIQGKDYWFTLNPIWDLRLGKTSPEKSGYTYNNTRAIQLQGAIGENWTFTSSIFESQGFFADYYNRLAISQKSSGGNPAIIPGIGIAKEFKGNQFDFPSADAIITYTSSDHLNVQLGYSRNFIGDGYRSLLEGDAASPYPFVKINTSFWKIKYTNTYMWLKDVRPEVTAEKTYATKYMANHYLSWNASKRLNIGFFESVVWSNTNNRGFDVNFVNPIIFYRSVEFASSSKSGNAAIGLTAKYKWTNCFNTYGQLLIDEFAVSDVFGGENSWRNKMAYQLGGKYYNAFGVTNLSLQAEINIVRPYVYSHSEVITNYGHNNQSMGHNWGSNLNELVAIARYTRGRLFAEAKLNYGIRGLDFDSLTDKKNYGSNIYKDYDLDRSGDKGVVVGQGNKTKVAIADLNVGFLVNPSTNLKLFANFIYRSFKPAVNTPQIYNENTTWISLGLRSDVFNWYFDY, translated from the coding sequence ATGAGAATTTTATTTGCTCTTTTATTTGTAATTACTTCTAGTTTAGCACAAGAAATTAAACGCGAGAAATTTCCTGTGTTTTCTGAATGTGCGCAGAGTTCTGAAGCAGAACTAGAAAAATGTTTTCATTTTCAATTAGAAGATTTTATATATAAAAATTTTAAAATGCCTTCACAATTAGCAACGGATACCTCTTCAGGTAAGGTAATTACACTATTTGAAGTTGATGCTGAAGGTCATTTTAAAATAATTTATGTAGACGCTTTATATCCTGAATTAATTACAGAAACTAAAAGAGTTTTTAATTCTTTACCTACCATAGAACCTGCTACTTATAATGGTAGTCCAACCTATTCTAAGTATACCTTTACCATGGTTTACCCTTTTTTAAATAATAAATCTTTAGAAAAAAAGGAAGAAAATAAAATAGTTGCTAATATCTCTAAAGAGATTTCACCAGAATTAGAAAATGTAGAAAAGGAATATCAAAGGTTTAATAATCCACAGTTTAAAAGTTATTTAAACATTCCATTTTCACATAGCTATTATGCTAATTTTGATCGTTATATGAATCAAATGGGAACTAATAGTCATACAGCATCTAAGCCTTTTAGTTATAAAGAAGTTGGAAAGTATTATGATTTCGAGCGAGCAAATCAGAAGCTTTTGATAAATAAAAAAAGCTGGTGGGGACGTAAACTATTTAATGAAAATCTAGTTGCTATACAAGGAAAAGATTACTGGTTTACATTAAATCCAATTTGGGATTTACGTTTAGGTAAAACATCACCTGAAAAATCAGGTTATACTTATAATAATACCCGTGCTATACAACTACAAGGAGCTATAGGTGAAAATTGGACTTTTACTTCTTCTATTTTTGAAAGCCAAGGCTTTTTTGCAGATTATTATAATCGTTTAGCTATTTCTCAAAAATCATCAGGAGGCAATCCAGCTATAATTCCAGGAATAGGAATTGCAAAAGAATTTAAAGGAAATCAATTTGATTTTCCTTCCGCAGATGCTATTATTACTTACACTTCTTCAGATCATTTGAATGTACAATTAGGTTACAGTCGAAATTTTATTGGTGATGGTTATCGTTCTTTATTAGAGGGTGATGCCGCTAGTCCATATCCATTTGTAAAAATTAATACCAGTTTTTGGAAAATTAAGTATACCAATACCTACATGTGGTTAAAGGATGTTCGTCCAGAAGTTACCGCTGAAAAAACCTATGCTACAAAATATATGGCAAATCATTATTTAAGTTGGAATGCTTCTAAACGATTAAATATTGGTTTTTTTGAATCCGTTGTTTGGTCTAATACAAACAATAGAGGGTTTGATGTGAATTTTGTAAATCCTATTATATTTTACCGTTCTGTAGAATTTGCTTCTTCCTCAAAAAGTGGTAATGCAGCAATAGGCTTAACAGCTAAATATAAATGGACAAATTGTTTTAATACATATGGGCAATTATTAATTGATGAATTTGCTGTAAGTGATGTTTTTGGAGGTGAAAATAGTTGGCGTAATAAAATGGCATATCAATTAGGAGGTAAATATTATAACGCTTTTGGAGTAACCAATTTATCTTTGCAAGCTGAGATTAATATCGTACGTCCTTATGTTTATTCTCATAGCGAAGTAATTACTAATTATGGACATAATAATCAAAGTATGGGGCATAACTGGGGATCAAATCTAAATGAGTTAGTTGCTATTGCTCGTTACACACGAGGACGTTTGTTTGCAGAAGCAAAGCTTAACTATGGTATACGTGGTTTAGATTTTGATTCTCTAACTGATAAGAAAAATTATGGCTCTAATATTTATAAAGATTATGATTTAGATCGTTCTGGAGATAAAGGTGTTGTTGTTGGTCAAGGTAATAAAACGAAAGTAGCAATAGCAGACTTAAATGTTGGGTTTTTAGTTAATCCAAGTACAAATTTAAAACTATTTGCTAATTTTATATATCGTTCATTTAAGCCTGCTGTAAATACGCCTCAAATTTATAACGAAAATACAACTTGGATATCTTTAGGATTACGTTCTGATGTATTTAATTGGTACTTTGATTATTAA
- a CDS encoding OmpA family protein, with translation MKKIILFTVLGLSLHNGYAQERKIIKAGNHYNGLAYVDAIDTYLKVAQKGYKSKELFQRLGDSYYYNAKFIEANKWYTELFALGETIEAEYYYRYAQTLKSLEDYKKADEYMNRFYQLTSKDTRANIFNNQKDYKNIIAKNSGRFEIKAVSVNGKSSDYGTAFYGDKVLFASTRDSIGLFKTRAKWTGNSFTNLYIADKNETADDLLKAVRFSKAINSKYHEDSPVFTKDLKTVYFTRNNFNEGKVGKDDNKVVNLKIYRANLNSKGEWVNVVELPFNSDQYSVAHPALSPDEKTLYFASNMPGTYGQSDLFKVAILGENSYGTPVNLGSGINTESRETFPFITEKGVLYYSTDGQQGLGGLDIYATQLDEKGMASNLVNIGSPINGPMDDFAFIIDEKGKGFFSSNRTGGKGLDDIYSFIEKSPLNLEIQHELAGIVTNSETGEIIPGATVTLYDDKFNEIGKVLADEKGLYDFKKVPAGKKYYVRAEKDEYETKEKSVDIPNKTGKTNLPIDTAKKVRVIKEGSDLAKIFDIKIIYFDLDKSFIRSDAAVELAKILEVMKQYPTMKVDVRSHTDCRQTAAYNAKLSDRRAKETMAWLVKNGIAKDRLTGRGYGESQLVNNCACEPTNESSCTEEQHQANRRSEFIIVKM, from the coding sequence ATGAAAAAAATAATTTTATTTACCGTATTAGGATTGTCTTTGCATAATGGATATGCACAAGAGAGAAAGATCATAAAAGCAGGTAATCACTATAATGGTTTAGCATACGTCGATGCAATTGATACCTACTTAAAAGTAGCTCAAAAAGGATATAAATCAAAAGAGTTATTTCAACGTTTAGGTGATTCATATTATTACAATGCTAAATTCATAGAAGCTAATAAATGGTATACTGAATTATTCGCCTTAGGTGAAACAATAGAAGCAGAATACTATTATCGTTATGCTCAAACGCTAAAATCATTAGAAGATTATAAAAAAGCAGATGAGTATATGAATAGATTTTATCAATTAACATCAAAAGATACACGAGCTAATATCTTTAACAATCAAAAAGATTATAAAAATATTATAGCAAAGAATTCAGGACGTTTTGAGATAAAAGCAGTAAGTGTTAATGGAAAGTCTTCAGATTATGGGACAGCATTTTATGGAGATAAAGTTTTATTTGCTTCAACCCGAGACTCTATAGGTCTTTTTAAAACCCGAGCAAAATGGACAGGGAATTCATTTACCAATTTATATATTGCTGATAAAAATGAAACAGCAGATGATCTACTCAAAGCAGTACGTTTCTCAAAAGCAATCAACTCAAAATACCATGAAGATTCACCCGTTTTTACCAAAGATTTAAAGACGGTTTACTTTACCCGTAATAATTTTAATGAAGGCAAAGTAGGAAAAGACGATAACAAAGTAGTAAACTTAAAAATATATCGTGCGAACTTAAACTCCAAAGGAGAATGGGTAAATGTAGTTGAATTACCTTTTAATAGCGATCAATATAGCGTAGCCCATCCAGCATTATCACCAGATGAAAAGACTCTGTATTTTGCATCCAATATGCCAGGGACTTATGGACAATCAGATTTGTTCAAAGTAGCTATTTTAGGAGAAAATAGTTATGGAACCCCTGTTAATTTAGGAAGTGGAATTAATACAGAATCAAGAGAAACATTTCCTTTTATAACAGAAAAAGGAGTATTATATTATTCAACTGATGGTCAACAAGGACTAGGAGGCCTAGATATTTATGCTACACAATTAGATGAAAAAGGAATGGCATCTAATTTAGTAAACATTGGATCCCCAATAAATGGTCCTATGGATGACTTTGCTTTTATTATAGACGAAAAAGGAAAAGGATTCTTCTCTTCAAATCGTACAGGAGGAAAAGGTCTAGATGATATTTATAGCTTCATAGAAAAATCCCCTTTAAATTTAGAGATTCAACATGAGTTAGCAGGAATAGTTACAAATTCAGAAACAGGAGAAATAATTCCAGGAGCTACCGTAACCTTGTATGATGATAAATTTAATGAAATTGGAAAAGTTTTAGCAGATGAAAAAGGCCTTTATGATTTCAAGAAAGTACCTGCTGGTAAAAAATATTACGTAAGAGCAGAGAAAGACGAATATGAAACAAAAGAAAAATCAGTTGATATTCCAAACAAAACAGGAAAAACCAACTTGCCAATAGATACAGCTAAAAAAGTACGAGTAATAAAAGAAGGTTCAGATCTAGCAAAAATATTTGATATTAAAATCATTTATTTTGATTTAGATAAATCATTTATTCGTTCTGATGCAGCAGTAGAGCTAGCAAAAATATTAGAAGTAATGAAACAATATCCAACGATGAAAGTAGATGTTAGATCCCATACAGATTGTCGTCAAACAGCAGCATATAATGCTAAACTTTCTGATCGTAGAGCAAAAGAAACAATGGCTTGGTTAGTTAAAAATGGCATAGCCAAAGATCGTTTAACAGGACGTGGTTATGGAGAATCACAGTTAGTAAACAACTGTGCTTGCGAACCTACAAACGAATCTTCTTGTACAGAAGAACAACATCAAGCTAACAGAAGAAGCGAGTTTATTATCGTAAAAATGTAA
- a CDS encoding PorP/SprF family type IX secretion system membrane protein — MKKRIIYLLLLISGSGFAQQEAQYTQYMYNTANVNPGYAGTRGCFSALVMHRSQWVGLEGAPQTNTVALSTPLGLNNKMGLGVSVINDKIGPSDENAISVDLSYNIDTSERSKLSFGLKGTANFFSVDFNKTKIHNVTDGLLRQNVDNRFFPNIGAGAFWYSDKSYVGLSIPFILEQKYYDNDVQYVASERMHPHLIAGHVFRLSSEVQFKPSTMIKYVNGAPLQVDLSGNFWFNEKFSLGAAYRWSAAWSAMAGFQINDSWLIGYAYDRDVTRLGNFNSGSHEIFLRYELFKRVEKVVAPRFF, encoded by the coding sequence ATGAAAAAGAGAATTATATATTTACTACTTTTAATAAGTGGATCTGGTTTTGCTCAACAAGAAGCACAGTACACCCAATATATGTATAACACTGCTAATGTAAATCCTGGTTATGCAGGTACCCGAGGTTGTTTTAGTGCATTAGTAATGCACCGTTCACAATGGGTAGGTTTAGAAGGCGCACCGCAGACAAATACAGTTGCACTAAGTACCCCTTTAGGTCTTAATAATAAAATGGGATTAGGAGTAAGTGTTATAAACGATAAAATAGGACCTTCAGATGAAAATGCAATATCAGTAGACTTAAGCTATAATATTGATACCTCAGAGAGATCTAAATTGTCTTTTGGGTTAAAAGGGACAGCAAATTTTTTCAGTGTTGATTTTAATAAAACCAAGATTCATAACGTAACAGATGGTTTGTTAAGACAAAATGTAGATAATCGCTTTTTTCCTAATATAGGAGCTGGAGCATTTTGGTATAGTGATAAGAGCTATGTAGGTTTATCTATACCGTTTATCTTAGAACAAAAATATTATGACAATGATGTTCAATACGTAGCAAGTGAGCGTATGCACCCGCATTTAATAGCAGGACACGTATTTCGTTTAAGCAGCGAAGTACAATTTAAGCCATCCACTATGATAAAATACGTAAATGGAGCCCCTTTACAAGTTGATTTGTCAGGTAATTTTTGGTTTAATGAAAAATTTTCATTGGGAGCAGCCTATCGTTGGAGTGCAGCATGGAGTGCTATGGCAGGATTTCAGATTAACGATTCTTGGTTAATAGGATATGCCTATGATCGTGATGTTACCCGATTAGGGAACTTTAATTCTGGTTCTCATGAAATATTTTTACGTTATGAATTGTTTAAACGTGTAGAAAAAGTGGTAGCCCCACGTTTCTTCTAA
- the deoC gene encoding deoxyribose-phosphate aldolase has translation MNVREYLDSTYLKKAEQAGVSDEENTNKVVETIQEAIKEHFKLVMIRPEYVSTARKMIDEQNSEVLIGTVIDFPFGTASIASKIEEAKIAIQNGVDELDYVINYEAFKKGEVELIRQEAIQCTQLGLSNNKVVKFIIEVAALTDEHITQISSLIRNTIVENFNESDFHKIFVKSSTGFYPTVDGKPNGATVHTIKLMLASSSPLPVKAAGGVRNIEEANIMIDLGVERIGTSAAKAIVDGLSTTGVY, from the coding sequence ATGAATGTTAGAGAATATTTAGATTCTACCTACTTAAAAAAGGCAGAACAAGCAGGAGTTTCAGACGAAGAAAATACAAATAAAGTTGTTGAAACTATTCAAGAAGCTATAAAAGAACATTTTAAACTAGTAATGATCCGTCCAGAGTATGTAAGTACAGCTCGAAAAATGATTGATGAACAAAATTCAGAGGTACTAATAGGAACCGTTATTGATTTTCCTTTTGGAACAGCTTCAATAGCTTCAAAAATTGAAGAAGCTAAGATAGCAATTCAAAATGGAGTTGATGAATTAGATTATGTTATAAATTATGAAGCCTTTAAAAAAGGTGAAGTAGAATTAATAAGACAAGAAGCTATTCAATGTACTCAGTTAGGACTTTCAAATAATAAAGTAGTTAAATTTATTATTGAAGTAGCTGCTTTGACAGATGAACATATCACCCAAATTTCGAGTTTAATACGAAATACTATTGTTGAAAATTTTAATGAATCTGATTTTCATAAAATTTTTGTAAAATCTTCTACAGGTTTTTATCCTACTGTTGATGGAAAGCCAAATGGGGCAACAGTTCATACCATAAAATTAATGTTAGCAAGCTCATCTCCTCTTCCCGTAAAAGCAGCTGGTGGAGTTCGTAATATTGAAGAGGCAAATATAATGATTGATTTAGGGGTAGAACGAATAGGAACTTCCGCAGCTAAGGCAATAGTTGATGGACTATCTACAACAGGTGTTTATTAA
- a CDS encoding beta strand repeat-containing protein, with protein MVFTALNPNTNYSFVVTNAAGCSSIQSINITINNSICAVTETTAPINGLAGGTTAPLTANDTLNGVNVTIGTAPGNVKITASTVPTGSGLIVNPDGTVSIPANTPSGTYTVNYTICEINNPTNCSNVNSNILVSNPTIIAVTETTAPINGLAGGTTAPLTANDTLNGVNVTIGTAPGNVKITASTVPTGSGLIVNPDGTVSIPANTPSGTYTINYTICEINNPTNCSNVNSNILVSNPTIIAVTETTAPINGLAGGTTAPLTANDTLNGVNVTIGTAPGNVKITASTVPTGSGLIVNPDGTVSIPANTPSGTYTVNYTICEINNPTNCSNVNSNILVSNPTIIAVTETTAPINGLAGGTTAPLTANDTLNGVNVTIGTAPGNVKITASTVPTGSGLIVNPDGTVSIPANTPSGTYTVNYTICEINNPTNCSNVNSNILVSNPTIIAVTETTAPINGLAGGTTAPLTANDTLNGVNVTIGTAPGNVKITASTVPTGSGLIVNPDGTVSIPANTPSGTYTINYTICEINNPTNCSNVNSNILVSNPTIIAVTETTAPINGLAGGTTAPLTANDTLNGVNVTIGTAPGNVKITASTVPTGSGLIVNPDGTVSIPANTPSGTYTVNYTICEINNPTNCSNVNSNILVSNPTIIAVTETTAPINGLAGGTTAPLTANDTLNGVNVTIGTAPGNVKITASTVPTGSGLIVNPDGTVSIPANTPSGTYTVNYTICEINNPTNCSNVNSNILVSNPTIIAVTETTAPINGLAGGTTAPLTANDTLNGVNVTIGTAPGNVKITASTVPTGSGLIVNPDGTVSIPANTPSGTYTVNYTICEINNPTNCSNVNSNILVSNPTIIAVTETTAPINGLAGGTTAPLTANDTLNGVNVTIGTAPGNVKITASTVPTGSGLIVNPDGTVSIPANTPSGTYTINYTICEINNPTNCSNVNSNILVSNPTIIAVTETTAPINGLAGGTTAPLTANDTLNGVNVTIGTAPGNVKITASTVPTGSGLIVNPDGTVSIPANTPSGTYTVNYTICEINNPTNCSNVNSNILVSNPTIIAVTETTAPINGLAGGTTAPLTANDTLNGVNVTIGTAPGNVKITASTVPTGSGLIVNPDGTVSIPANTPSGTYTVNYTICEINNPTNCSNVNSNILVSNPTIIAVTETTAPINGLAGGTTAPLTANDTLNGVNVTIGTAPGNVKITASTVPTGSGLIVNPDGTVSIPANTPSGTYTVNYTICEINNPTNCSNVNSNILVISPSINAQNDTFVTTNGSIGGIVGSIFFK; from the coding sequence GTGGTTTTTACGGCTCTAAATCCTAATACTAATTATAGTTTTGTGGTTACTAATGCTGCGGGGTGTTCTTCTATTCAATCAATAAATATAACTATAAACAATTCTATATGTGCCGTAACCGAAACAACAGCTCCTATTAACGGCCTTGCAGGAGGAACTACTGCACCATTAACAGCAAATGATACATTAAATGGAGTAAATGTTACCATAGGTACAGCACCAGGCAATGTAAAAATAACAGCTTCTACAGTACCTACAGGATCAGGACTAATAGTAAATCCAGACGGAACAGTTAGCATACCAGCCAATACTCCTTCAGGAACTTACACCGTTAATTACACCATTTGTGAGATTAATAATCCAACAAACTGTAGCAACGTTAATTCTAATATACTAGTTAGCAATCCAACTATTATAGCGGTAACCGAAACAACAGCTCCTATTAACGGCCTTGCAGGAGGAACTACTGCACCATTAACAGCAAATGATACATTAAATGGAGTAAATGTTACCATAGGTACAGCACCAGGCAATGTAAAAATAACAGCTTCTACAGTACCTACAGGATCAGGACTAATAGTAAATCCAGACGGAACAGTTAGCATACCAGCCAATACTCCTTCAGGAACTTACACCATTAATTACACCATTTGTGAGATTAATAATCCAACAAACTGTAGCAACGTTAATTCTAATATACTAGTTAGCAATCCAACTATTATAGCGGTAACCGAAACAACAGCTCCTATTAACGGCCTTGCAGGAGGAACTACTGCACCATTAACAGCAAATGATACATTAAATGGAGTAAATGTTACCATAGGTACAGCACCAGGCAATGTAAAAATAACAGCTTCTACAGTACCTACAGGATCAGGACTAATAGTAAATCCAGACGGAACAGTTAGCATACCAGCCAATACTCCTTCAGGAACTTACACCGTTAATTACACCATTTGTGAGATTAATAATCCAACAAACTGTAGCAACGTTAATTCTAATATACTAGTTAGCAATCCAACTATTATAGCGGTAACCGAAACAACAGCTCCTATTAACGGCCTTGCAGGAGGAACTACTGCACCATTAACAGCAAATGATACATTAAATGGAGTAAATGTTACCATAGGTACAGCACCAGGCAATGTAAAAATAACAGCTTCTACAGTACCTACAGGATCAGGACTAATAGTAAATCCAGACGGAACAGTTAGCATACCAGCCAATACTCCTTCAGGAACTTACACCGTTAATTACACCATTTGTGAGATTAATAATCCAACAAACTGTAGCAACGTTAATTCTAATATACTAGTTAGCAATCCAACTATTATAGCGGTAACCGAAACAACAGCTCCTATTAACGGCCTTGCAGGAGGAACTACTGCACCATTAACAGCAAATGATACATTAAATGGAGTAAATGTTACCATAGGTACAGCACCAGGCAATGTAAAAATAACAGCTTCTACAGTACCTACAGGATCAGGACTAATAGTAAATCCAGACGGAACAGTTAGCATACCAGCCAATACTCCTTCAGGAACTTACACCATTAATTACACCATTTGTGAGATTAATAATCCAACAAACTGTAGCAACGTTAATTCTAATATACTAGTTAGCAATCCAACTATTATAGCGGTAACCGAAACAACAGCTCCTATTAACGGCCTTGCAGGAGGAACTACTGCACCATTAACAGCAAATGATACATTAAATGGAGTAAATGTTACCATAGGTACAGCACCAGGCAATGTAAAAATAACAGCTTCTACAGTACCTACAGGATCAGGACTAATAGTAAATCCAGACGGAACAGTTAGCATACCAGCCAATACTCCTTCAGGAACTTACACCGTTAATTACACCATTTGTGAGATTAATAATCCAACAAACTGTAGCAACGTTAATTCTAATATACTAGTTAGCAATCCAACTATTATAGCGGTAACCGAAACAACAGCTCCTATTAACGGCCTTGCAGGAGGAACTACTGCACCATTAACAGCAAATGATACATTAAATGGAGTAAATGTTACCATAGGTACAGCACCAGGCAATGTAAAAATAACAGCTTCTACAGTACCTACAGGATCAGGACTAATAGTAAATCCAGACGGAACAGTTAGCATACCAGCCAATACTCCTTCAGGAACTTACACCGTTAATTACACCATTTGTGAGATTAATAATCCAACAAACTGTAGCAACGTTAATTCTAATATACTAGTTAGCAATCCAACTATTATAGCGGTAACCGAAACAACAGCTCCTATTAACGGCCTTGCAGGAGGAACTACTGCACCATTAACAGCAAATGATACATTAAATGGAGTAAATGTTACCATAGGTACAGCACCAGGCAATGTAAAAATAACAGCTTCTACAGTACCTACAGGATCAGGACTAATAGTAAATCCAGACGGAACAGTTAGCATACCAGCCAATACTCCTTCAGGAACTTACACCGTTAATTACACCATTTGTGAGATTAATAATCCAACAAACTGTAGCAACGTTAATTCTAATATACTAGTTAGCAATCCAACTATTATAGCGGTAACCGAAACAACAGCTCCTATTAACGGCCTTGCAGGAGGAACTACTGCACCATTAACAGCAAATGATACATTAAATGGAGTAAATGTTACCATAGGTACAGCACCAGGCAATGTAAAAATAACAGCTTCTACAGTACCTACAGGATCAGGACTAATAGTAAATCCAGACGGAACAGTTAGCATACCAGCCAATACTCCTTCAGGAACTTACACCATTAATTACACCATTTGTGAGATTAATAATCCAACAAACTGTAGCAACGTTAATTCTAATATACTAGTTAGCAATCCAACTATTATAGCGGTAACCGAAACAACAGCTCCTATTAACGGCCTTGCAGGAGGAACTACTGCACCATTAACAGCAAATGATACATTAAATGGAGTAAATGTTACCATAGGTACAGCACCAGGCAATGTAAAAATAACAGCTTCTACAGTACCTACAGGATCAGGACTAATAGTAAATCCAGACGGAACAGTTAGCATACCAGCCAATACTCCTTCAGGAACTTACACCGTTAATTACACCATTTGTGAGATTAATAATCCAACAAACTGTAGCAACGTTAATTCTAATATACTAGTTAGCAATCCAACTATTATAGCGGTAACCGAAACAACAGCTCCTATTAACGGCCTTGCAGGAGGAACTACTGCACCATTAACAGCAAATGATACATTAAATGGAGTAAATGTTACCATAGGTACAGCACCAGGCAATGTAAAAATAACAGCTTCTACAGTACCTACAGGATCAGGACTAATAGTAAATCCAGACGGAACAGTTAGCATACCAGCCAATACTCCTTCAGGAACTTACACCGTTAATTACACCATTTGTGAGATTAATAATCCAACAAACTGTAGCAACGTTAATTCTAATATACTAGTTAGCAATCCAACTATTATAGCGGTAACCGAAACAACAGCTCCTATTAACGGCCTTGCAGGAGGAACTACTGCACCATTAACAGCAAATGATACATTAAATGGAGTAAATGTTACCATAGGTACAGCACCAGGCAATGTAAAAATAACAGCTTCTACAGTACCTACAGGATCAGGACTAATAGTAAATCCAGACGGAACAGTTAGCATACCAGCCAATACTCCTTCGGGAACTTACACCGTTAATTACACCATTTGTGAGATTAATAATCCAACAAACTGTAGCAACGTTAATTCTAATATACTAGTTATTTCTCCAAGTATCAATGCTCAAAATGACACTTTTGTGACTACAAATGGAAGTATAGGAGGGATAGTAGGGTCTATTTTTTTCAAATAA
- a CDS encoding VanZ family protein gives MALCWTSLILFLSFKAPTLNPKYTFPNEDKVVHFVFYFVFVFLWMKYIVLTQCLSLKKMTFLITFVAIVFSILVEIGQEFLTTNRFAEIKDVIANSLGAITSAILFYRFLKNKMIKSSLCLIKIFYFYRKIKKYEC, from the coding sequence TTGGCTTTATGTTGGACTTCTTTAATTCTTTTTTTAAGTTTTAAAGCACCAACATTAAATCCTAAATATACTTTTCCAAATGAAGACAAGGTAGTGCATTTTGTATTCTACTTTGTCTTTGTTTTTTTATGGATGAAGTATATAGTACTAACACAATGTTTGAGTTTAAAGAAAATGACGTTTTTAATAACGTTTGTAGCTATAGTATTCAGTATCTTAGTTGAGATAGGACAAGAATTCTTGACAACTAATCGCTTTGCTGAAATTAAAGATGTTATAGCAAACAGTTTAGGAGCTATAACATCCGCTATCCTCTTCTATCGTTTTTTAAAAAATAAAATGATTAAAAGCAGTTTGTGCTTAATTAAGATTTTTTATTTTTATCGCAAAATAAAAAAATATGAATGTTAG